One genomic segment of Catalinimonas alkaloidigena includes these proteins:
- a CDS encoding efflux RND transporter periplasmic adaptor subunit yields the protein MYILTKRSLYWLIAAFSAPVLLSSCGDSSGAQQQNADLQAISVNAYTVNSEDVTGTDTYPGTVVPLNEVELRPQVAGYITNIYVEDGQEVKKGERLYEIDRRKYQASYQQAQANLESSKANLEKVKKDLERYERLNEQEAIATQRLDYARTDLETARSQVASAKAQLESASTDLTYSVINAPFSGTVGISQVRVGAQVSPGQPLLNTLSSDDPISVDFVINEKEIPRFNRLMQNKSDQPDSLFTIELSDGSTYPYPGTLSTIDRAVDRQSGTINLRLSFPNPERQLIAGMTVTVKVMNQDIGQQLVIPYKAVTEQMGERYVWVIESDSVRQQNLMLGTRFGRSIVVREGLFEGQEIVVDGIQRLRQGARIQIANKQEETASSSAASK from the coding sequence ATGTACATTTTAACCAAGAGAAGCTTATACTGGCTGATCGCAGCCTTTTCTGCTCCTGTTTTATTATCCTCATGTGGTGACTCAAGTGGCGCACAGCAACAAAATGCTGATCTACAAGCCATTTCGGTCAATGCTTATACCGTAAACTCAGAAGATGTGACTGGTACGGATACCTATCCCGGAACCGTGGTGCCTCTGAATGAGGTAGAATTGCGGCCTCAGGTCGCAGGCTATATCACCAATATTTATGTAGAAGATGGCCAGGAGGTAAAAAAAGGGGAAAGACTTTACGAAATTGACCGAAGGAAATACCAGGCCTCATACCAACAGGCTCAGGCTAATCTGGAGAGCAGCAAGGCCAATCTTGAGAAAGTAAAAAAAGACCTGGAAAGGTACGAAAGGCTGAATGAGCAGGAAGCTATTGCTACACAAAGGTTAGATTATGCCCGTACCGACCTCGAAACAGCCAGGTCACAGGTAGCTTCTGCCAAAGCTCAGCTTGAAAGTGCTTCCACTGACCTTACCTATTCAGTGATCAACGCTCCTTTTTCAGGAACCGTCGGTATCTCCCAAGTCAGAGTTGGAGCCCAGGTATCTCCCGGGCAACCTTTACTTAATACGCTTTCATCCGACGATCCCATTTCCGTAGATTTTGTAATCAACGAGAAAGAGATTCCGCGTTTCAACCGGCTTATGCAAAATAAAAGCGATCAGCCTGACTCACTCTTTACCATAGAACTTAGTGATGGTAGCACATACCCCTATCCGGGAACACTGAGCACCATTGACCGGGCTGTGGACCGTCAAAGTGGAACCATCAATTTACGCCTTAGCTTTCCTAACCCTGAACGACAGCTGATCGCCGGCATGACCGTTACAGTCAAAGTGATGAACCAGGACATTGGACAGCAACTTGTGATTCCCTACAAAGCAGTAACCGAACAAATGGGTGAAAGGTATGTGTGGGTCATTGAAAGTGACTCTGTAAGGCAGCAAAACCTAATGCTGGGGACTCGTTTTGGGAGATCTATCGTCGTACGGGAAGGGCTTTTTGAAGGACAGGAGATTGTCGTAGATGGAATTCAGCGCCTGCGACAGGGCGCTAGAATACAGATAGCCAATAAACAAGAAGAGACTGCTTCTTCATCAGCAGCCAGCAAGTAA